GGAGAGAGAAGGAACAGTTGATGGAGGGACGACAAAAAGCGGCCAGCCATGGCGCGGAGATACCCCAACCATTTCCTTAAAATACCCACCCTTTTCTGCTCTCCAACCAGGCTTTGCCGCCACTTCTCTCACTCACAATACTAGGTGGACAGTAGGGAGAAAGAGAGGAGACACCGGAGAGGGCGTTTTGTGGGGTGGGGATGAGGGGAAGTGCCTCCCTCCCTCTTTTCCTCTTCCCTTTTTCTCCTCACTCGCTCACTGTTCGCTGCGGTGTTTTGAGGTAAGAAAGGAGTGGAAGAAGAGAGCTAAAGATGGCTCTTTTGTCTCTTTTGGATCCTCTGTGTTGCCAGGAAGAGAGCTTGGAACTGGAAGAAGAACGAAAGAGGCCAATGCTGGCGCTTCTGGAAGAGCCGGacgcggtggtggaggaggaatGGGCGGAGGTGCTCTGCTCTCTGGTGGCCAAAGACGAGGAGACCCGCCCTGAGCTGCTGCCTGGCGACGGTGGTGATGACGCGTACCTCCTGTCGTTGAGGAGGGAGGTGGTGGAGTGGGTGGTGCACGCCGCCGCGAGCCACGATTTCTCTGTCGTCACCACGTTTCTCGCCGTCAACTACCTCGACCGGTGCTTCCTTCCTCGTGCCGCTGCAGGAGGCCTCCGGCTGCAGAGGGACAAGGTGTGGATGGGGCGCCTGGCGGCGGTGGCCGCCCTGTCCCTGGcggcgaaggtggaggagacgcgGGTTCCCCTTCTCCTCGACCTTCAGGTCGCGACGCCACCGGGAACGGAGGAGAACAGGTACGTGTTCGAGGCCAAGACCATCCGGCGGATGGAGCTCCTGCTGCTCTCGGCGCTCAGCTGGAAGATGAATTCCGTCACTCCACTCGCTTTCATCCACCATCTCCTTCCTCGACTCTGTTCTATatccaccaccgccgccgcctccgctgcCCGTGTCAAGGAGTTGCAAGGTGACTCTGAGGCTGCTCTACTGTCCGTCGTAGCTGGTGAGAGCTCATCAAAATGTTTCCTTTCTTCAATCAAAGGCTTAATATTTCTTATTTACACCACTTCGTCTTTGGATTGGCTTATTGAAGATTGGAGATGGGCCCGATATCCTGCATCCCTGTGGGCGGCGGCGGCATTACTCCACGCGGCGGAAGGTGGTGCAGGCACCATCGCCGCCACTGCCTCGGTTTCCCAGGTGACCCACCACCTCATTTCCCTCCTCCACGTTCCAAAGGTTTGGCTTCTCCGACTGTTTGCTTGTCCTAAGTGTCTCGTTCTTAAACTGCACAAACCGATAAAGAAAGCTACAGGAAAAGGTCGAAGAATGTTATCAGCTCATCATGGAATCGATGGTCTACGGTGGTGGCCTCTTCGGCCACAAGCGCAAGCATTCCACTTCCTCTTCCTACTA
This Musa acuminata AAA Group cultivar baxijiao chromosome BXJ1-2, Cavendish_Baxijiao_AAA, whole genome shotgun sequence DNA region includes the following protein-coding sequences:
- the LOC103973996 gene encoding cyclin-D3-2-like, whose amino-acid sequence is MALLSLLDPLCCQEESLELEEERKRPMLALLEEPDAVVEEEWAEVLCSLVAKDEETRPELLPGDGGDDAYLLSLRREVVEWVVHAAASHDFSVVTTFLAVNYLDRCFLPRAAAGGLRLQRDKVWMGRLAAVAALSLAAKVEETRVPLLLDLQVATPPGTEENRYVFEAKTIRRMELLLLSALSWKMNSVTPLAFIHHLLPRLCSISTTAAASAARVKELQGDSEAALLSVVADWRWARYPASLWAAAALLHAAEGGAGTIAATASVSQVTHHLISLLHVPKEKVEECYQLIMESMVYGGGLFGHKRKHSTSSSYYNVNYSSPHSPNWVIGSCFSCKSSSSGDDSWATHQPSASPSPENRPSKKLHRQESHWE